A section of the Phaseolus vulgaris cultivar G19833 chromosome 8, P. vulgaris v2.0, whole genome shotgun sequence genome encodes:
- the LOC137823666 gene encoding uncharacterized protein, with translation MKSNLKDQEHYFHSSWTIAKLVSFFFLLVSISYLCYSLGFITHSYDCSLKKPYPLTTTTHLSIATTPPPPPHTPKAFEKTNISHIVFGIGASSRLWKQRKEYIKLWWRPNETRGNVWLDQEVESEPGDETLLPTLRISSDVSKLKVKNPREELGVRISRIVSETVRLGMENVRWFVMGDDDTFFVTENLVKVLQKYDEKQFYYIGANSESHLQNIHFSYNMAYGGGGFAISYPLAVALEKMQDNCLLRYPALFGSDDRIQACMAELGVPLTKEIGFHQFDVYGNVFGLLAAHPITPLVSMHHLDVIEPIFPNASRLEALQRLIGPMRLDSYGLMQQSICYDRSRYWTVSVSWGYAVQIVRGIVLARDMEMPARTFLNWIRRADYTGFPFNTRPFSRNACLKPFVFYLDNVIYDGVADETVSDYVRVQPNPGCRWKMPDPTQISIIRVHKKLDSHFWDKSPRRNCCRFRPTEEEGTMVIEVGECRKDEFAN, from the exons ATGAAAAGCAACCTCAAGGATCAAGAACACTACTTTCACTCTTCATGGACCATAGCAAAACTGGTgagcttcttcttcctcttggtTTCCATCTCCTACCTCTGCTACTCCCTTGGATTCATCACTCATTCATACGATTGTTCTCTAAAAAAGCCTTACCCTCTTACCACCACCACACACCTTTCCATCGCCACCACTCCTCCCCCACCTCCACACACCCCAAAAGCCTTTGAGAAAACCAACATATCCCACATAGTGTTTGGCATAGGAGCCTCGTCCAGGCTATGGAAGCAGAGAAAAGAGTACATCAAGCTATGGTGGAGGCCAAACGAAACAAGGGGCAATGTGTGGCTAGACCAAGAAGTGGAAAGTGAACCTGGGGATGAGACCCTCTTACCAACATTGAGAATATCGAGCGATGTCTCGAAGCTGAAGGTGAAGAATCCACGTGAGGAGTTGGGGGTTCGTATATCTCGAATTGTGTCGGAGACAGTGAGGCTTGGGatggagaatgtgaggtggtttGTGATGGGGGATGATGACACTTTCTTCGTGACTGAGAATTTGGTGAAGGTGTTGCAGAAGTATGATGAGAAGCAATTCTATTACATAGGGGCGAATTCGGAGAGCCACTTGCAGAATATTCACTTTTCCTATAACATGGCTTATGGGGGTGGAGGGTTTGCCATAAGTTACCCTTTGGCAGTGGCATTGGAGAAAATGCAGGACAATTGCCTTCTGAGGTACCCTGCATTGTTCGGCTCAGATGACAGGATCCAGGCTTGTATGGCAGAGCTTGGTGTCCCTCTCACCAAGGAAATTGGCTTTCACCAG TTTGATGTATACGGCAACGTGTTTGGGCTCTTAGCAGCACATCCCATCACACCTTTAGTTTCCATGCACCACTTGGACGTCATTGAGCCCATATTCCCAAACGCCAGCCGTTTGGAGGCCCTGCAGAGGCTTATTGGGCCCATGAGACTGGACTCTTATGGGCTCATGCAGCAGTCCATATGCTACGACAGAAGCCGGTATTGGACTGTATCCGTTTCGTGGGGCTATGCGGTTCAAATAGTCCGGGGCATTGTCTTGGCCCGGGACATGGAGATGCCGGCGAGAACCTTTCTGAATTGGATCCGGCGGGCGGATTATACTGGATTTCCGTTCAACACGCGGCCTTTCAGCCGGAATGCTTGCCTGAAACCTTTTGTTTTCTACTTGGATAATGTGATCTATGATGGGGTTGCTGATGAGACTGTCAGTGACTATGTTCGGGTCCAGCCCAACCCGGGTTGCAGGTGGAAAATGCCGGATCCCACCCAAATCTCAATCATAAGGGTTCATAAGAAACTTGATTCGCATTTCTGGGACAAG TCTCCAAGGAGAAATTGTTGCAGGTTTAGACCAACAGAGGAGGAAGGAACTATGGTGATTGAGGTGGGAGAATGTAGAAAAGATGAATTTGCTAATTAA
- the LOC137826338 gene encoding U-box domain-containing protein 15, giving the protein MAMERERELGNESNESTRSEEEYDPVAEVQRVIESVVQFGDYRRTQRRECHNLVRRFKLMLPILEELRDLPQPFPKIGVAWLVKFKDALLFAKDLLQLCSQGSKIHLSLETEGIMVTFQKVYEKLSQAFDGVPCDELGISDEVKEQLDLMHVQLRRARRRTDTQDIELAMDMMVVFSEEDDRNSDSAIIERLAKKLELHSVEDLNTETMAIRNLAEERKGQQIESTKRIIALLNKFKRIAGMEETSVLDDPVAPKMLERCTSLVIPHEFLCPITLEIMTDPVIIASGQTYERESIDKWFRTNHNTCPKTRQPLEHMSLAPNCALRSLIEEWCVNNKFKLPKKYDSAQESSSVDSKEEIPALVESLGSIHLEEQRKAVEKIRMLSKENAENRVLVAERGGIPPLVQLLSYPDSKIQEHAVTALLNLSIDEGNKRLISKEGAIPAIIEVLDNGSCVAKENSAATLFSLSMLDEIKEIVGQSNGMAPLVNLLKNGTVRGKKDAITALFNLSLNHANKGRAIRAGIVTPLLQLLKNVNLGMIDEALSILLLLVTNSEGRHEIGQLTFIETLVEFMREGTPKNKECAASVLLELCSNNSSFTLAALQFGVYEHLMEIKQSGTNRAQRKAMAILELIAKSEQI; this is encoded by the exons ATGGcgatggagagagagagagagttggGAAATGAGTCGAACGAGTCGACTCGGTCAGAGGAGGAGTATGACCCGGTGGCGGAGGTGCAGCGAGTCATCGAATCGGTGGTTCAGTTCGGGGACTACCGGAGGACGCAACGGCGGGAGTGCCACAACCTCGTGCGCCGTTTCAAGCTCATGTTGCCGATCTTGGAAGAGCTTCGCGACCTCCCACAACCCTTTCCTAAGATCGGCGTCGCTTGGTTAGTTAAATTCAAGGACGCGCTTTTGTTCGCCAAGGATTTGTTGCAATTGTGCAGCCAAGGAAGCAAGATTCACCTC TCTCTGGAGACCGAGGGGATAATGGTCACGTTTCAGAAAGTGTACGAAAAATTAAGCCAAGCGTTTGATGGCGTGCCTTGTGATGAATTAGGCATCTCGGATGAAGTCAAAGAGCAG CTTGACCTAATGCACGTGCAACTCAGGCGAGCCAGGAGAAGAACTGATACACAGGACATAGAACTTGCAATGGATATGATGGTAGTGTTCTCTGAGGAGGATGATAGAAATTCTGACAGTGCTATAATCGAGAGGCTGGCAAAAAAGTTGGAGCTTCATAGTGTTGAGGATCTTAACACAGAAACAATGGCCATTAGGAACCTTGCAGAAGAAAGAAAAGGGCAACAGATTGAGAGTACTAAGCGAATAATTGCACttcttaacaaattcaaacgCATTGCAGGCATGGAAGAAACCAGTGTCCTTGATGATCCTGTCGCACCAAAGATGCTAGAGAGGTGCACCTCTTTGGTCATCCCTCACGAGTTTCTCTGCCCAATAACTCTAGAAATCATGACAGATCCTGTTATCATAGCAAGTGGACAG ACATATGAAAGGGAAAGCATAGATAAGTGGTTCCGAACGAACCACAACACATGCCCAAAGACTAGGCAACCTTTGGAGCACATGTCATTGGCACCAAACTGCGCATTGAGAAGCTTGATTGAAGAATGGTGTGTGAACAACAAGTTCAAGCTTCCTAAAAAGTACGATTCAGCTCAAGAAAGTAGTTCCGTGGACAGCAAAGAGGAAATTCCAGCTTTGGTGGAGAGCTTAGGGTCCATTCATTTAGAAGAGCAGAGAAAAGCAGTGGAGAAGATACGCATGCTGTCAAAGGAAAATGCTGAGAACAGGGTTTTGGTTGCTGAACGTGGAGGAATACCACCACTGGTGCAACTACTGTCGTATCCAGATTCAAAAATACAAGAGCATGCTGTGACAGCACTTTTGAACTTATCAATTGATGAGGGTAACAAGAGACTTATATCGAAAGAAGGTGCCATTCCAGCTATCATAGAAGTTTTGGATAATGGTAGTTGTGTGGCGAAGGAAAACTCAGCAGCAACTTTGTTTAGCTTGTCAATGCTTGATGAGATTAAAGAGATTGTTGGTCAATCAAATGGGATGGCCCCTTTGGTGAATTTGTTGAAGAATGGAACAGTTAGAGGGAAGAAAGATGCTATCACAGCTCTTTTTAACTTATCTCTGAACCATGCAAACAAAGGTAGAGCCATTAGGGCTGGCATTGTGACACCCTTGCTTCAATTGCTGAAGAACGTAAACTTAGGCatgattgatgaagctctcTCCATTCTCTTACTCCTTGTAACAAATTCAGAAGGAAGACATGAGATTGGACAACTTACTTTCATTGAAACCCTTGTTGAGTTCATGCGAGAAGGGACTCCCAAGAACAAGGAATGTGCAGCTTCAGTTCTTCTTGAGTTGTGCTcaaataactcatcatttacatTGGCAGCACTTCAGTTTGGAGTGTATGAACATTTAATGGAAATCAAACAAAGTGGAACAAATAGAGCACAGAGGAAAGCAATGGCAATCTTAGAGCTCATAGCCAAGAGCGAGCAAATTTAA